The following are encoded together in the Chaetodon auriga isolate fChaAug3 chromosome 6, fChaAug3.hap1, whole genome shotgun sequence genome:
- the plcg2 gene encoding 1-phosphatidylinositol 4,5-bisphosphate phosphodiesterase gamma-2 isoform X1, which produces MASWGQQGEMTEYKKILIKRDMEMGVVMTVFRQKAERLTVQVIMETRQVAWTRTADKTDGVLDLFEIREIRPGRNSKDFERFKDGKDKHDENTCFTIFYGSLFVLNTLSLGADSVEEAQKWLLGLELLRQETLAAPTPVLIESWLRKQMYSVNQTKTNSLSMKELKALLPLLNYKAPSSRVLKDKFLEVGAKKDRLDFEQFHKLYNHIMFEQNEILDEFKKESCAFILGNTDKPDASAVLLHDFQRFLVYQQKEPWASDLNQVRELMTTFIDDTMRKTNDPEFTVSEFLSFLFSKENSVWDEKFSGINNLDMNNPLSHYWISSSHNTYLTGDQLRSESSTEAYVRCLRLGCRCVELDCWEGPGEPIIYHGWTRTTKIKFEDVVKAINDHAFVTSEFPVILSIEEHCPLEQQRQMARIFREVFGDKLLTEPVEQMAEQLPSPTQLKGKIILKHKKLSVEGAGISKDFRKGLKQGDLEIWDPVDQQWNKHYCVISDDKLYYAEEYEQEEEDPRKYQDLHCSESWFHGRMKEGRLMAERLIPDYCAETGGRDGTFLVRDSDTHATDCTLSFWRGGRVQHCRIRSGSEGSHTYFFLTPNLHFPSVYSLIQHYRENPLRCQDFELRLTDAVPQPNPHLKEGWFYSNLSRGEAEDYLLRIPRDGAFLIRQREGEPDSFAITFRGDGKVKHCRIQKEGNMYLLGTTTEFESLVELVNYFRKKPLYRKIKLRYPVTPKLVDRFSTEKDCASLYEMKAYVEPNEIEPSLPQSTVKAVYSYQAVRPDELSFSKGALIHNVSKENNGWWKGDHGGKVQLFFPSNYVEEVSNNTKPDTKDQEMEDNPLGELCKGVVDISKCNIQNLTSGKNGKPHVLTLQDMEQDSLQFDLSAGSLEELFEWYQVAWDITQREMSKQYNREQEIRQQEEVEKKAEVAMEMSDLVVYCQPRSKEKDRFDSYSYKEIRSFVENKIPGKTRTKDFLRYNRKALSRVYPKGQRVESSNYDPYPLWASGCHMVALNYQTADKYTQLNSTLFSLNGRTGYVLQPEVMRNDTYDPQQDKKKVKYSIVVRVIAARHLPKPGRSIASPFVEVELCGHTEEKFKTIVYRDNGLNPVWKAPAEPIVFTVYEPELTFLRFVVNEEDMFSDPNFLAQATFPVKGIRSGYRSVPLKNGYSENLELASLLVYISVQQAGKAEEELYSSSSQLKKKQSELSETFLYDTHTNIQRSSEKHRTKDKKINNSKYSS; this is translated from the exons ATGGCTTCTTGGGGGCAGCAGGGCGAGATGACAGAGTACAAGAAGATCCTGATCAAACGGGACATGGAGATGGGCGTTGTCATGACGGTGTTTCGGCAGAAGGCGGAGCGGCTCACCGTGCAGGTCATCATGGAGACGCGGCAGGTGGCGTGGACACGCACGGCAGACAAGACTGATGGTGTCT tggacCTGTTTGAGATCAGAGAGATCCGTCCAGGGAGGAACTCCAAGGACTTTGAGCGCTTTAAAGATGGCAAGGACAAACACGATGAAAATACCTGCTTCACAATTTTCTACGGCTCGCTGTTTGTTCTCAACACCCTCAGTCTGGGAG CTGATTCTGTGGAAGAGGCACAGAAGTGGCTGTTAGGACTGGAATTGCTGAGGCAAGAGACACTGGCAGCTCCAACGCCAGTTCTTATAGAGag TTGGCTGAGGAAGCAGATGTATTCTGTCaatcaaaccaaaacaaacag CCTCTCCATGAAGGAGCTGAAGGCTCTGCTCCCTTTGCTCAACTACAAGGCCCCCAGCTCTCGTGTTCTCAAAGACAAATTCCTG GAAGTGGGAGCAAAGAAAGACCGCCTGGACTTTGAGCAGTTTCATAAATTGTACAACCATATAATGTTTGAACAGAATGAG ATCCTTGATGAGTTCAAAAAGGAATCATGTGCATTTATTCTGGG TAACACAGATAAACCAGATGCTTCAGCAGTTCTGCTCCATGACTTCCAACGCTTCCTCGTCTACCAGCAAAAG GAGCCCTGGGCCAGTGATCTGAACCAGGTCAGAGAACTGATGACCACGTTTATTGACGACACCATGAGAAAAACCAATGATCCCGAGTTCACCGTCAGTGAG tTCCTCAGTTTCCTGTTCTCCAAGGAGAACTCTGTGTGGGACGAGAAGTTCTCAGGGATCAACAACCTGGACATGAACAACCCTCTGTCCCACTACTGGATCAGCTCCTCACACAACAC CTACCTGACAGGTGATCAGCTTCGAAGCGAGTCGTCCACAGAGGCTTATGTACGCTGCCTGCGCCTGGGATGCCGCTGTGTTGAAT TGGACTGCTGGGAAGGGCCCGGGGAGCCAATCATCTACCACGGCTGGACCAGGACGACCAAGATCAAGTTTGAGGATGTGGTCAAAGCCATTAATGATCACGCTTTTGTCACGTCAGA GTTCCCAGTGATCCTGTCCATAGAAGAGCACTGCCCTTTGGAGCAGCAGCGTCAGATGGCTCGTATCTTCAGAGAAGTGTTTGGAGACAAACTGCTGACTGAACCTGTGGAGCAGATGGCCGAGCAGCTACCTTCGCCTACACAGCTGAAAGGCAAGATCATACTCAAG CACAAGAAGCTCAGTGTGGAGGGAGCAGGAATCAGTAAAGACTTCAGGAAGGGGCTGAAACAGGGAGACCTGGAGATCTGGGACCCTGTGGACCAG CAATGGAACAAGCACTACTGTGTGATCTCTGATGACAAGCTGTACTATGCAGAGGAGtatgagcaggaggaagaagatcCCAGGAAG TACCAGGACCTGCACTGTTCAGAGTCGTGGTTTCACGGTCGCATGAAGGAGGGCAGGCTGATGGCAGAGCGTCTGATCCCTGATTACTGTGCAGAGACCGGGGGAAGAGATGGCACCTTCTTGGTCCGAGATAGTGATACCCATGCCACAGACTGCACCCTGTCCTTCTG GCGCGGTGGGAGGGTCCAGCACTGTCGTATTCGCTCGGGTTCAGAGGGATCACACACTTACTTCTTCCTGACGCCAAACCTGCACTTTCCCAGTGTGTACTCTCTGATCCAGCACTACAGAGAAAACCCGCTGCGCTGCCAAGACTTTGAACTGCGCCTCACCGACGCCGTGCCACAGCCCAACCCACATCTAAAAGAAGG gtGGTTCTACAGTAACCTGAGCAGAGGTGAAGCAGAGGATTACCTGCTGAGGATCCCCAGAGATGGAGCTTTCCTCATCcgacagagagaaggagaaccAGACTCCTTCGCCATCACATTCAG aggTGATGGTAAGGTAAAACACTGCCGGATCCAAAAGGAGGGTAATATGTACCTGCTGGGCACCACGACAGAGTTTGAGAGCCTGGTGGAGCTGGTCAACTACTTCAGGAAGAAGCCGCTGTATCGCAAGATCAAGCTACGTTATCCAGTCACCCCCAAGCTGGTGGACCGCTTCAGCACT GAGAAAGACTGTGCCTCTCTATATGAGATGAAGGCATACGTGGAACCCAACGAGATTGAGCCCTCACTG CCTCAAAGTACAGTTAAGGCTGTATATAGCTACCAAGCTGTAAGGCCAGATGAGCTCAGCTTCAGTAAAGGAGCTTTGATACACAATGTATCAAAGGAGAACAATGGATG GTGGAAAGGGGACCATGGTGGAAAGGTGCAGCTGTTCTTCCCATCTAACTATGTAGAGGAAGTGTCCAACAACACCAAACCTGACACCAAAGACCAG GAAATGGAAGACAACCCACTTGGTGAACTATGTAAGGGTGTTGTGGACATCTCCAAATGCAACATCCAAAACT TGACGAGTGGTAAAAATGGGAAGCCCCACGTGTTGACCCTGCAAGACATGGAGCAGGACAGTCTGCAGTTTGACCTGTCTGCAGGATCTCTGGAGGAGCTGTTTGAATGGTACCAGGTGGCCTGGGACATTACCCAGAGAGAGATGAGCAAGCAGTACAACAGGGAACAAGAG AtcagacagcaggaggaagtggagaagAAGGCAGAGGTTGCCATGGAGATGTCGGACCTGGTGGTCTACTGTCAGCCGCGCAGCAAGGAGAAGGACCGCTTCG ACAGCTACAGCTACAAAGAGATCCGCTCCTTTGTGGAAAACAAGATCCCGGGAAAGACCCGCACCAAAGACTTCCTGCGGTACAACCGCAAAGCTCTGAGTCGAGTCTACCCAAAGGGTCAACGTGTGGAGTCCTCCAACTACGACCCTTACCCGCTGTGGGCTTCTGGCTGTCACATGGTGGCTCTCAACTACCAGACTGCAG ATAAATACACCCAGCTGAACAGCACCCTCTTCAGTCTGAATGGACGTACAGGTTACGTGCTGCAGCCGGAGGTCATGCGTAATGATACCTACGACCCTCAGCAGGACAAGAAGAAGGTCAAATACAGCATTGTGGTTAGG GTGATTGCTGCCAGACATCTTCCTAAGCCTGGCCGCAGCATCGCCAGTCCATTTGTGGAGGTTGAGCTGTGTGgccacacagaggagaagttCAAGACCATCGTCTATC GTGATAACGGTCTGAATCCGGTGTGGAAAGCCCCCGCAGAGCCCATCGTCTTCACCGTGTACGAGCCTGAACTCACCTTCCTGCGCTTTGTGGTCAACGAGGAGGACATGTTCTCAGACCCCAACTTCCTGGCTCAGGCCACATTTCCTGTCAAAGGCATCCGCTCAG gTTACCGCTCTGTTCCTCTAAAAAACGGCTACAGTGAAAACTTAGAATTAGCCTCTCTGCTGGTCTACATCAGCGTACAGCAAGCAGGG aaagcagaggaggagctctACTCGTCCTCCAGccagctgaagaaaaaacagtcTGAGCTCAGTGAAACCTTCCTGtacgacacacacaccaacattcAGCGCTCCAGTGAGAAGCACAG GACAAAAGACAAGAAGATAAACAACAGTAAGTACAGCTCCTGA
- the plcg2 gene encoding 1-phosphatidylinositol 4,5-bisphosphate phosphodiesterase gamma-2 isoform X2 produces MASWGQQGEMTEYKKILIKRDMEMGVVMTVFRQKAERLTVQVIMETRQVAWTRTADKTDGVLDLFEIREIRPGRNSKDFERFKDGKDKHDENTCFTIFYGSLFVLNTLSLGADSVEEAQKWLLGLELLRQETLAAPTPVLIESWLRKQMYSVNQTKTNSLSMKELKALLPLLNYKAPSSRVLKDKFLEVGAKKDRLDFEQFHKLYNHIMFEQNEILDEFKKESCAFILGNTDKPDASAVLLHDFQRFLVYQQKEPWASDLNQVRELMTTFIDDTMRKTNDPEFTVSEFLSFLFSKENSVWDEKFSGINNLDMNNPLSHYWISSSHNTYLTGDQLRSESSTEAYVRCLRLGCRCVELDCWEGPGEPIIYHGWTRTTKIKFEDVVKAINDHAFVTSEFPVILSIEEHCPLEQQRQMARIFREVFGDKLLTEPVEQMAEQLPSPTQLKGKIILKHKKLSVEGAGISKDFRKGLKQGDLEIWDPVDQQWNKHYCVISDDKLYYAEEYEQEEEDPRKYQDLHCSESWFHGRMKEGRLMAERLIPDYCAETGGRDGTFLVRDSDTHATDCTLRGGRVQHCRIRSGSEGSHTYFFLTPNLHFPSVYSLIQHYRENPLRCQDFELRLTDAVPQPNPHLKEGWFYSNLSRGEAEDYLLRIPRDGAFLIRQREGEPDSFAITFRGDGKVKHCRIQKEGNMYLLGTTTEFESLVELVNYFRKKPLYRKIKLRYPVTPKLVDRFSTEKDCASLYEMKAYVEPNEIEPSLPQSTVKAVYSYQAVRPDELSFSKGALIHNVSKENNGWWKGDHGGKVQLFFPSNYVEEVSNNTKPDTKDQEMEDNPLGELCKGVVDISKCNIQNLTSGKNGKPHVLTLQDMEQDSLQFDLSAGSLEELFEWYQVAWDITQREMSKQYNREQEIRQQEEVEKKAEVAMEMSDLVVYCQPRSKEKDRFDSYSYKEIRSFVENKIPGKTRTKDFLRYNRKALSRVYPKGQRVESSNYDPYPLWASGCHMVALNYQTADKYTQLNSTLFSLNGRTGYVLQPEVMRNDTYDPQQDKKKVKYSIVVRVIAARHLPKPGRSIASPFVEVELCGHTEEKFKTIVYRDNGLNPVWKAPAEPIVFTVYEPELTFLRFVVNEEDMFSDPNFLAQATFPVKGIRSGYRSVPLKNGYSENLELASLLVYISVQQAGKAEEELYSSSSQLKKKQSELSETFLYDTHTNIQRSSEKHRTKDKKINNSKYSS; encoded by the exons ATGGCTTCTTGGGGGCAGCAGGGCGAGATGACAGAGTACAAGAAGATCCTGATCAAACGGGACATGGAGATGGGCGTTGTCATGACGGTGTTTCGGCAGAAGGCGGAGCGGCTCACCGTGCAGGTCATCATGGAGACGCGGCAGGTGGCGTGGACACGCACGGCAGACAAGACTGATGGTGTCT tggacCTGTTTGAGATCAGAGAGATCCGTCCAGGGAGGAACTCCAAGGACTTTGAGCGCTTTAAAGATGGCAAGGACAAACACGATGAAAATACCTGCTTCACAATTTTCTACGGCTCGCTGTTTGTTCTCAACACCCTCAGTCTGGGAG CTGATTCTGTGGAAGAGGCACAGAAGTGGCTGTTAGGACTGGAATTGCTGAGGCAAGAGACACTGGCAGCTCCAACGCCAGTTCTTATAGAGag TTGGCTGAGGAAGCAGATGTATTCTGTCaatcaaaccaaaacaaacag CCTCTCCATGAAGGAGCTGAAGGCTCTGCTCCCTTTGCTCAACTACAAGGCCCCCAGCTCTCGTGTTCTCAAAGACAAATTCCTG GAAGTGGGAGCAAAGAAAGACCGCCTGGACTTTGAGCAGTTTCATAAATTGTACAACCATATAATGTTTGAACAGAATGAG ATCCTTGATGAGTTCAAAAAGGAATCATGTGCATTTATTCTGGG TAACACAGATAAACCAGATGCTTCAGCAGTTCTGCTCCATGACTTCCAACGCTTCCTCGTCTACCAGCAAAAG GAGCCCTGGGCCAGTGATCTGAACCAGGTCAGAGAACTGATGACCACGTTTATTGACGACACCATGAGAAAAACCAATGATCCCGAGTTCACCGTCAGTGAG tTCCTCAGTTTCCTGTTCTCCAAGGAGAACTCTGTGTGGGACGAGAAGTTCTCAGGGATCAACAACCTGGACATGAACAACCCTCTGTCCCACTACTGGATCAGCTCCTCACACAACAC CTACCTGACAGGTGATCAGCTTCGAAGCGAGTCGTCCACAGAGGCTTATGTACGCTGCCTGCGCCTGGGATGCCGCTGTGTTGAAT TGGACTGCTGGGAAGGGCCCGGGGAGCCAATCATCTACCACGGCTGGACCAGGACGACCAAGATCAAGTTTGAGGATGTGGTCAAAGCCATTAATGATCACGCTTTTGTCACGTCAGA GTTCCCAGTGATCCTGTCCATAGAAGAGCACTGCCCTTTGGAGCAGCAGCGTCAGATGGCTCGTATCTTCAGAGAAGTGTTTGGAGACAAACTGCTGACTGAACCTGTGGAGCAGATGGCCGAGCAGCTACCTTCGCCTACACAGCTGAAAGGCAAGATCATACTCAAG CACAAGAAGCTCAGTGTGGAGGGAGCAGGAATCAGTAAAGACTTCAGGAAGGGGCTGAAACAGGGAGACCTGGAGATCTGGGACCCTGTGGACCAG CAATGGAACAAGCACTACTGTGTGATCTCTGATGACAAGCTGTACTATGCAGAGGAGtatgagcaggaggaagaagatcCCAGGAAG TACCAGGACCTGCACTGTTCAGAGTCGTGGTTTCACGGTCGCATGAAGGAGGGCAGGCTGATGGCAGAGCGTCTGATCCCTGATTACTGTGCAGAGACCGGGGGAAGAGATGGCACCTTCTTGGTCCGAGATAGTGATACCCATGCCACAGACTGCACCCT GCGCGGTGGGAGGGTCCAGCACTGTCGTATTCGCTCGGGTTCAGAGGGATCACACACTTACTTCTTCCTGACGCCAAACCTGCACTTTCCCAGTGTGTACTCTCTGATCCAGCACTACAGAGAAAACCCGCTGCGCTGCCAAGACTTTGAACTGCGCCTCACCGACGCCGTGCCACAGCCCAACCCACATCTAAAAGAAGG gtGGTTCTACAGTAACCTGAGCAGAGGTGAAGCAGAGGATTACCTGCTGAGGATCCCCAGAGATGGAGCTTTCCTCATCcgacagagagaaggagaaccAGACTCCTTCGCCATCACATTCAG aggTGATGGTAAGGTAAAACACTGCCGGATCCAAAAGGAGGGTAATATGTACCTGCTGGGCACCACGACAGAGTTTGAGAGCCTGGTGGAGCTGGTCAACTACTTCAGGAAGAAGCCGCTGTATCGCAAGATCAAGCTACGTTATCCAGTCACCCCCAAGCTGGTGGACCGCTTCAGCACT GAGAAAGACTGTGCCTCTCTATATGAGATGAAGGCATACGTGGAACCCAACGAGATTGAGCCCTCACTG CCTCAAAGTACAGTTAAGGCTGTATATAGCTACCAAGCTGTAAGGCCAGATGAGCTCAGCTTCAGTAAAGGAGCTTTGATACACAATGTATCAAAGGAGAACAATGGATG GTGGAAAGGGGACCATGGTGGAAAGGTGCAGCTGTTCTTCCCATCTAACTATGTAGAGGAAGTGTCCAACAACACCAAACCTGACACCAAAGACCAG GAAATGGAAGACAACCCACTTGGTGAACTATGTAAGGGTGTTGTGGACATCTCCAAATGCAACATCCAAAACT TGACGAGTGGTAAAAATGGGAAGCCCCACGTGTTGACCCTGCAAGACATGGAGCAGGACAGTCTGCAGTTTGACCTGTCTGCAGGATCTCTGGAGGAGCTGTTTGAATGGTACCAGGTGGCCTGGGACATTACCCAGAGAGAGATGAGCAAGCAGTACAACAGGGAACAAGAG AtcagacagcaggaggaagtggagaagAAGGCAGAGGTTGCCATGGAGATGTCGGACCTGGTGGTCTACTGTCAGCCGCGCAGCAAGGAGAAGGACCGCTTCG ACAGCTACAGCTACAAAGAGATCCGCTCCTTTGTGGAAAACAAGATCCCGGGAAAGACCCGCACCAAAGACTTCCTGCGGTACAACCGCAAAGCTCTGAGTCGAGTCTACCCAAAGGGTCAACGTGTGGAGTCCTCCAACTACGACCCTTACCCGCTGTGGGCTTCTGGCTGTCACATGGTGGCTCTCAACTACCAGACTGCAG ATAAATACACCCAGCTGAACAGCACCCTCTTCAGTCTGAATGGACGTACAGGTTACGTGCTGCAGCCGGAGGTCATGCGTAATGATACCTACGACCCTCAGCAGGACAAGAAGAAGGTCAAATACAGCATTGTGGTTAGG GTGATTGCTGCCAGACATCTTCCTAAGCCTGGCCGCAGCATCGCCAGTCCATTTGTGGAGGTTGAGCTGTGTGgccacacagaggagaagttCAAGACCATCGTCTATC GTGATAACGGTCTGAATCCGGTGTGGAAAGCCCCCGCAGAGCCCATCGTCTTCACCGTGTACGAGCCTGAACTCACCTTCCTGCGCTTTGTGGTCAACGAGGAGGACATGTTCTCAGACCCCAACTTCCTGGCTCAGGCCACATTTCCTGTCAAAGGCATCCGCTCAG gTTACCGCTCTGTTCCTCTAAAAAACGGCTACAGTGAAAACTTAGAATTAGCCTCTCTGCTGGTCTACATCAGCGTACAGCAAGCAGGG aaagcagaggaggagctctACTCGTCCTCCAGccagctgaagaaaaaacagtcTGAGCTCAGTGAAACCTTCCTGtacgacacacacaccaacattcAGCGCTCCAGTGAGAAGCACAG GACAAAAGACAAGAAGATAAACAACAGTAAGTACAGCTCCTGA